From a single Methylosinus sp. H3A genomic region:
- a CDS encoding type I polyketide synthase, whose product MDAGIVVAASRAGGTGLLDIGMDADLEKLNAALAHIRGKAAAGGWGLRWDAQFSSVTSVVELERLVDGRIDVLIVAGIQREDAAAIRESAGRFVRFVALEVHDLESALAAQDAGYDGVVVKGNETGGRIGKSSSFILLQEFSGALRIPFWIQGGIGPRSAAAATLAGAAGVVLAEQLWLTEEGPYGAPALAASWSRLDGGETVVVGERSTMARLSSRHGRQKLRALERAVAAGEDWPALLRRSLQDDDDPVALLGQDIAFAGAFARRWGTTGRAVAAIAEALESGAPSGLDDLLSEGSDLATIHGVRYPIVQGPMTRVSDVAPFARAVADGGALPFLALSVLRGPQAHALLSQTKAIMGEKPWGVGMLGFAPLELRQEQIDAISEAKPPFAIIAGGRPSQARELEALGVSTYLHVPSPGLLEGFLKEGARKFIFEGGECGGHTGPRASFVLWESAIEILADVKIADPRSVQILFAGGVHDALSAAMVARLAAPLAARGMKIGVLMGTAYLFTHEAVSAGAILEEFQHQALRCDETALLQSGVGIYTRCARTSFCGEFDETRRRLIREEKSDEQILMTLELLNVGRLRIASKGLAHKGERTGLDESGRYIELDVEAQRRDGLYMMGEVARLRRATLGVAELHEEVSRGAAELLAKHRAAAEPARVAKEKGEDIAIVGMACVMPGAEDARAFWRNIVQSICMFREVSEDRWRPSDFFDTARAPDRIYSKWGAFLDEIAFDPTAYGIPPASLPSIEPVQLLALHVATKALADAGFDRRPFPKDRTATIFASGAMNELGTLYVFRTLLSHYLPKVAGLSEETRAHIVSSLYGSQLPQWTPDSFPGFLANVAAGRVSNRLDLRGANFTVDAACSSSLAALDAGIRELQSHDADVALIGGIDGANGCMAFMSFAQTHALSPTGVCRPFSDTADGIVLGEGVAAIVLKRLSDAERDGDRIYAVVKGVGSSSDGRNRSLTAPDNRGQALALQRAYEKAGVDPASVALIEAHGTGTVVGDKCEIKSMTQVFGEAGAERQSCAVGSVKSMIGHTKVTAGLAALVKASLALKHRVLPPTLGVDKPSSRVDFAQTPFYVNTRARPWFARSPDEPRRCGVSAFGFGGTNFHAVLEEYAGGYRESDVENFTPRAAELIVVTRADGAEVERAAQSLLASLVHPDLLSLGQLAYSLHLDEQALRLPAGEPVSRLAIVATSVEDLKSKLEFFLRQGKGKRTIKAPQGIYFHDRGAEEAGGGVCMLFPGQGSQKLDMLSDLVLSRPSSFGLFERADSAFAGELPQPLSRYIYPLPSFTEEERERRKAELDDTRIAQPALGLADLTAYDILAEFGLAPDFVAGHSYGEYVALCVAGAISRDDLLRLSQIRGLLSAEAAAADGGTMAAIAADEARVAQAIRALGLEVAIANLNAPDQTIVAGGGAAIDRAVEAFREQGLRAKRLPVTAAFHCAAMAPAQARLAAQLSKIAFAAPKLPVYSNTTASPYPSEAPEIEALLARHIAEPLRFVEEIERLYEAGARVFIEAGPGMTLSGLVDRILGKRPHATLAVDAPERPGWLQFGHLLAQAITLGLPVDVAQWFRHRGFAEIRLDALFEKAEAAANPPASVWRVSGGKAVPWRRPASTAEKEPAPEPIRIPSEKPPAPVAVNGASGPKKPTEPNGVAATPILHRRRETVNEGEPKSGDPAPAAARPRGSPLTQMRSELTQLIELQREQQVTLQRYIALQERLLSGADAGSASYVEQAPELARFEAPQRAEPIAPAPTAPHRLLTPSVPVPVLPEAVFAAVDGAAIRPATPAAEAPPRANGAAALKAEGAPTEMPPTAQFKAELLATMIERTGYSAEMLDFDAHMEADLGVDSIKRIEIFNQLKDRFPFMEGQDEETIFDELAGLKTLNAVVEWYDGLQARRAGTEGTDPAKKSPAPSSLSPLGTVESNSRSAGSEETLRYVLSPLPAPRAARASEMDGYPYERVILVVGEATPVAEALDAALKARGYQVWRALPGDQTTTLATDAMTIDFADPEGVKALATRLAEGRHRVGALFNLAGLDAECVDDRRRLDCARNLFQLLKTFEGDLKDSAGRGGGWLVNVTALDGQFGLRRQQRFSAAVAGSLGVAKSAAQEWRDLRVRCIDVDPHLAADKIARELMIEAGLRASPLEIGLTEDGRWTLDLAQASAAAAEIESLRLDPEAVVLATGGAYGITADIARAVASAYRPRLVLVGRSPAPAAEPEETRRLSASELKEFLIGRLRAENPKVKPVEIERVWKRMLKDRQILANLEAMTSAGARVEYHSLDITDADAFGRLIDDVYARFGRIDGVLHGAGVLDDRLIRDKTLDSFDRVFATKATPAFTLIEKLRPEGLRFLLFFSSIAGRFGNAGQSDYSAANEVLNKLASRLSLEWPKTHVVAINWGPWNGGMVTDELRRLYESKDIRTLEIEQGRQECLDELARGATGNPEIVVAASMQKIAQLALRQ is encoded by the coding sequence ATGGACGCCGGGATTGTGGTCGCGGCCAGCCGGGCCGGCGGCACGGGGCTTCTCGATATCGGAATGGACGCCGATCTCGAAAAACTCAATGCGGCGCTGGCGCATATTCGCGGCAAGGCGGCGGCCGGCGGATGGGGCTTGCGCTGGGACGCGCAATTTTCGAGCGTGACGAGTGTCGTCGAGCTCGAGCGGCTCGTCGACGGCCGCATCGACGTTCTGATCGTCGCCGGAATCCAGCGCGAGGATGCAGCGGCGATCCGCGAGAGCGCCGGCAGATTCGTCCGCTTCGTCGCTCTCGAGGTCCATGATCTCGAGAGCGCGCTCGCAGCGCAGGACGCGGGCTATGACGGCGTCGTCGTCAAGGGGAACGAGACCGGCGGCCGGATCGGCAAATCCTCTTCTTTCATCCTCTTGCAGGAATTCTCGGGCGCTCTTCGCATCCCTTTCTGGATTCAGGGCGGCATAGGTCCGCGCAGCGCCGCGGCGGCGACCCTCGCCGGCGCGGCGGGCGTGGTGCTCGCCGAGCAGCTCTGGCTCACCGAGGAAGGGCCCTATGGGGCGCCGGCTCTCGCCGCCTCGTGGAGCCGGCTCGACGGCGGCGAGACGGTCGTCGTCGGCGAGCGTTCGACCATGGCGCGTCTGTCGAGCCGACACGGCCGCCAGAAGCTGCGCGCATTGGAACGCGCCGTCGCGGCGGGCGAGGACTGGCCGGCGCTGCTGCGCCGATCATTGCAGGACGACGACGATCCGGTCGCGCTCTTGGGTCAGGATATCGCTTTCGCCGGCGCCTTCGCGCGCCGCTGGGGCACGACCGGGCGCGCCGTCGCCGCCATCGCCGAAGCGCTGGAGAGCGGCGCGCCGTCGGGCCTCGACGATCTTCTGAGCGAGGGCTCCGATCTCGCGACGATTCATGGCGTGCGCTATCCGATCGTGCAAGGGCCGATGACGCGCGTCAGCGATGTCGCGCCTTTCGCGCGCGCCGTCGCGGACGGCGGCGCGCTACCCTTTCTCGCTCTGTCGGTTCTGCGCGGGCCGCAGGCGCACGCGCTGCTCTCGCAGACGAAGGCGATCATGGGCGAGAAGCCTTGGGGCGTCGGCATGCTGGGCTTCGCGCCATTGGAGCTGCGCCAGGAGCAGATCGACGCCATTTCCGAGGCGAAGCCGCCTTTCGCGATCATCGCCGGCGGGCGTCCGAGCCAGGCGCGCGAGCTCGAGGCGCTCGGCGTCTCGACCTATCTGCATGTGCCCTCTCCCGGCCTGCTCGAGGGCTTTTTGAAGGAAGGCGCGCGAAAATTCATTTTCGAGGGCGGCGAATGCGGCGGCCATACCGGCCCGCGCGCGAGCTTCGTCCTTTGGGAGTCCGCGATCGAGATTCTGGCCGACGTCAAAATCGCCGATCCGCGCTCCGTTCAAATCCTCTTCGCCGGCGGCGTGCATGACGCGCTCTCGGCGGCGATGGTCGCGCGCCTCGCCGCGCCGCTCGCGGCGCGCGGCATGAAGATCGGCGTGCTGATGGGCACCGCCTATCTCTTCACCCATGAGGCGGTGAGCGCCGGCGCTATTCTCGAGGAGTTCCAGCATCAGGCGCTGCGCTGCGACGAGACGGCGCTGCTGCAATCGGGCGTCGGCATCTACACACGCTGCGCGCGAACGAGCTTCTGCGGCGAATTCGACGAAACGCGCCGGCGCCTCATTCGCGAGGAGAAATCGGACGAGCAGATATTGATGACGCTGGAGCTGCTCAATGTCGGTCGCCTGCGCATCGCCTCCAAGGGCCTCGCGCATAAGGGTGAGCGGACGGGCCTCGACGAATCCGGCCGCTATATCGAGCTCGACGTCGAGGCGCAGCGTCGCGACGGCCTCTATATGATGGGCGAGGTCGCACGTCTGCGCCGCGCCACGCTCGGCGTCGCCGAGCTGCATGAAGAAGTCTCGCGCGGCGCCGCCGAGCTGCTCGCGAAGCATCGCGCCGCCGCCGAGCCCGCGCGCGTGGCGAAAGAAAAGGGCGAGGACATCGCCATCGTCGGCATGGCCTGCGTCATGCCCGGCGCGGAGGACGCGCGCGCCTTCTGGCGCAATATCGTGCAATCGATCTGCATGTTCCGCGAAGTCTCCGAGGATCGTTGGCGGCCGAGCGATTTCTTCGACACGGCCCGCGCGCCGGATCGCATCTATTCGAAATGGGGCGCCTTCCTCGACGAGATCGCCTTCGATCCGACCGCCTATGGCATTCCGCCGGCGAGCCTGCCCTCGATCGAGCCGGTGCAGCTATTGGCGCTGCATGTCGCGACGAAAGCGCTCGCCGACGCCGGCTTCGATCGCCGGCCTTTCCCCAAGGACCGCACCGCGACGATCTTCGCCAGCGGCGCGATGAACGAGCTCGGAACACTCTATGTCTTCCGCACGCTGCTCTCGCATTACCTGCCGAAGGTCGCCGGACTCTCCGAGGAGACGCGCGCGCACATCGTCTCCTCGCTCTATGGAAGCCAGCTCCCGCAATGGACGCCGGATTCCTTCCCCGGCTTTCTCGCCAATGTGGCGGCGGGCCGCGTCTCCAACCGCCTCGATCTGCGCGGCGCCAATTTCACCGTCGACGCGGCCTGCTCCTCCTCGCTCGCCGCGCTCGACGCCGGCATTCGCGAGCTGCAGTCGCATGACGCCGATGTGGCTCTGATCGGCGGCATAGACGGCGCCAATGGCTGCATGGCCTTCATGTCCTTCGCCCAGACTCATGCGCTGTCGCCGACGGGCGTCTGCCGCCCCTTCTCCGATACGGCGGACGGCATCGTGCTCGGCGAAGGCGTCGCGGCGATCGTGTTGAAACGCCTTTCCGACGCGGAGCGCGACGGCGACCGCATCTATGCGGTGGTCAAGGGCGTCGGCAGCTCGAGCGACGGCCGCAATCGCAGCCTCACCGCGCCGGACAATAGAGGCCAGGCGCTGGCGCTTCAGCGCGCCTATGAGAAAGCCGGCGTCGATCCCGCGAGCGTCGCGCTCATCGAGGCGCATGGCACCGGCACGGTCGTCGGCGACAAATGCGAGATCAAGTCGATGACTCAGGTCTTCGGCGAGGCCGGCGCGGAGCGCCAGTCCTGCGCGGTCGGCTCGGTGAAATCGATGATCGGCCACACCAAAGTGACGGCCGGCCTCGCAGCTTTGGTGAAAGCGTCGCTGGCGCTGAAGCATCGCGTGCTGCCGCCGACGCTCGGCGTCGACAAGCCCAGCTCGCGCGTCGATTTCGCGCAGACGCCCTTCTACGTCAATACGCGCGCGCGGCCCTGGTTCGCGCGCTCGCCGGACGAGCCGCGGCGCTGCGGCGTCAGCGCCTTCGGTTTCGGCGGCACCAATTTCCACGCCGTCCTCGAGGAATATGCCGGCGGCTACCGCGAAAGCGACGTCGAGAATTTCACGCCGCGCGCCGCCGAGCTCATCGTGGTGACGCGCGCCGACGGCGCCGAGGTCGAGCGCGCGGCGCAGAGTCTTTTGGCCTCGCTCGTCCATCCAGACCTTCTCTCGCTCGGGCAGCTCGCCTATTCGCTGCATCTCGACGAGCAAGCGCTCCGCCTGCCCGCCGGCGAGCCGGTGAGCCGGCTGGCGATCGTCGCGACCTCGGTCGAAGACCTGAAATCCAAGCTCGAATTCTTCCTGCGCCAGGGCAAAGGCAAGCGCACGATCAAGGCGCCGCAGGGAATCTATTTCCACGATCGCGGCGCGGAAGAGGCCGGCGGCGGCGTCTGCATGCTGTTCCCCGGACAGGGCTCGCAGAAGCTCGACATGCTGAGCGATCTCGTCCTGTCGCGGCCATCGAGCTTTGGCCTCTTCGAGCGCGCGGACTCGGCTTTTGCGGGCGAGCTGCCGCAGCCCCTCTCCCGATACATCTACCCGCTCCCGAGCTTCACCGAGGAGGAGCGAGAGCGTCGCAAGGCGGAGCTCGACGACACGCGCATCGCGCAGCCGGCGCTCGGTCTCGCCGATCTCACCGCCTATGACATTCTCGCCGAATTCGGCCTCGCGCCGGATTTCGTCGCCGGCCACTCCTACGGCGAATATGTCGCGCTCTGCGTCGCCGGCGCGATCTCGCGCGACGATCTGCTGCGCCTGTCGCAGATCCGCGGCCTGCTGTCCGCCGAGGCCGCCGCGGCGGATGGCGGCACGATGGCCGCCATCGCCGCAGACGAGGCGCGCGTCGCGCAAGCGATCCGCGCGCTCGGCCTCGAGGTCGCGATCGCCAATCTCAACGCGCCCGATCAGACGATCGTCGCCGGCGGCGGCGCGGCGATCGACAGAGCGGTCGAAGCCTTCCGCGAGCAGGGTCTGCGCGCCAAGCGCCTGCCGGTGACCGCGGCCTTTCATTGCGCCGCGATGGCGCCGGCGCAGGCGCGCCTCGCCGCGCAATTGTCGAAAATCGCCTTCGCCGCGCCGAAGCTGCCCGTCTACAGCAATACCACCGCTTCTCCCTATCCGAGCGAGGCGCCGGAGATAGAGGCGCTGCTCGCGCGCCATATCGCCGAGCCATTGCGCTTCGTCGAGGAGATCGAGCGCCTCTACGAGGCCGGCGCGCGCGTCTTCATCGAAGCGGGCCCCGGAATGACGCTGAGCGGCCTCGTCGACCGCATTCTCGGCAAGCGTCCGCATGCGACGCTCGCCGTCGACGCGCCGGAGCGTCCGGGATGGCTGCAATTTGGCCATTTGCTCGCCCAGGCGATCACGCTCGGCCTGCCGGTGGACGTAGCGCAATGGTTTCGTCATCGGGGCTTCGCGGAGATCCGTCTCGACGCTCTGTTCGAAAAGGCCGAGGCCGCCGCCAATCCGCCGGCCTCCGTCTGGCGCGTCAGCGGCGGCAAGGCGGTCCCTTGGCGCCGACCCGCTTCGACGGCGGAGAAAGAGCCAGCGCCGGAGCCGATCCGCATTCCGAGCGAGAAGCCGCCGGCGCCCGTCGCCGTCAATGGCGCGAGCGGGCCCAAAAAGCCGACCGAGCCGAATGGCGTCGCAGCGACGCCGATCCTGCATCGAAGGAGAGAGACCGTGAATGAAGGCGAGCCGAAATCCGGCGATCCCGCGCCCGCTGCGGCGCGTCCACGAGGCTCGCCGCTGACGCAGATGCGCAGCGAGTTGACGCAGCTCATCGAATTGCAGCGCGAGCAGCAGGTGACGCTGCAACGCTACATCGCGCTGCAGGAGCGGCTCCTCTCCGGCGCCGACGCCGGCTCCGCGTCTTACGTCGAGCAAGCGCCAGAGCTCGCCCGGTTCGAAGCGCCGCAGCGCGCCGAGCCCATCGCGCCGGCGCCGACCGCGCCGCATCGGCTGCTGACGCCGAGCGTGCCGGTTCCCGTGCTGCCAGAGGCGGTTTTCGCCGCGGTCGATGGAGCGGCGATCCGCCCCGCCACGCCCGCCGCCGAAGCGCCGCCGCGCGCCAATGGCGCTGCGGCTCTAAAGGCAGAGGGCGCGCCGACCGAAATGCCGCCGACCGCGCAATTCAAGGCCGAGCTTCTCGCGACCATGATCGAGCGCACCGGCTATTCTGCGGAAATGCTCGATTTCGACGCGCATATGGAGGCCGATCTCGGCGTCGACTCGATCAAGCGAATCGAGATTTTCAATCAGCTCAAGGATCGCTTTCCCTTCATGGAGGGGCAGGACGAAGAGACGATCTTCGACGAGCTCGCAGGCCTCAAGACATTGAACGCCGTCGTCGAATGGTACGACGGTCTGCAGGCGCGCCGCGCCGGGACCGAAGGGACCGACCCGGCAAAAAAATCCCCGGCTCCGTCGTCTCTGTCCCCGCTGGGGACGGTGGAGTCCAATAGTCGGTCAGCGGGTTCCGAAGAAACGCTTCGCTATGTGCTCAGCCCCCTCCCCGCGCCGCGCGCCGCGCGGGCGTCGGAAATGGACGGCTATCCTTATGAGCGCGTGATCCTCGTCGTCGGCGAGGCGACGCCTGTCGCCGAGGCGCTCGACGCGGCGCTGAAGGCGCGCGGCTATCAGGTCTGGCGGGCGCTGCCTGGCGACCAGACGACGACGCTTGCGACGGATGCGATGACGATCGACTTCGCCGATCCAGAAGGGGTGAAGGCGCTGGCGACGCGTCTCGCCGAGGGCCGCCATCGCGTCGGCGCGCTGTTCAACCTCGCCGGGCTCGACGCCGAGTGCGTGGACGATCGGCGCCGGCTCGACTGCGCGCGCAATCTGTTTCAGCTGCTCAAGACTTTCGAAGGCGATTTGAAGGACAGCGCGGGCCGCGGCGGCGGCTGGCTCGTCAATGTGACGGCGCTCGACGGTCAATTCGGCCTGCGACGACAGCAAAGGTTTTCCGCTGCTGTGGCGGGCTCGCTCGGCGTCGCCAAATCCGCCGCGCAGGAATGGCGGGATTTGCGCGTGCGCTGCATCGACGTCGATCCGCATCTCGCGGCGGACAAGATCGCGCGAGAACTGATGATCGAGGCCGGCCTGCGCGCCTCGCCGCTCGAGATCGGCCTCACCGAGGACGGGCGCTGGACGCTCGATCTCGCCCAGGCGAGCGCCGCGGCGGCCGAGATCGAGAGCCTGCGTCTCGATCCCGAGGCCGTCGTTCTCGCGACCGGCGGCGCCTATGGCATCACCGCCGATATAGCGAGAGCAGTCGCCTCCGCCTATCGTCCGCGGCTCGTCCTCGTCGGACGCAGCCCTGCGCCGGCGGCGGAGCCCGAGGAGACGCGGCGACTTTCCGCGAGCGAGCTGAAAGAGTTTCTGATCGGCAGGCTGCGCGCCGAGAATCCGAAGGTCAAGCCGGTCGAGATCGAGCGCGTCTGGAAGCGCATGCTGAAGGATCGCCAGATCCTCGCCAATCTCGAGGCGATGACGTCTGCCGGCGCGCGCGTCGAATATCATTCACTCGACATCACCGACGCCGACGCCTTCGGCCGGCTCATCGATGACGTGTACGCGCGCTTCGGCCGCATAGACGGCGTGCTGCATGGCGCCGGCGTGCTCGACGATCGCCTCATCCGCGACAAGACGCTCGACTCCTTCGATCGCGTCTTCGCGACCAAGGCGACGCCGGCCTTCACGCTGATCGAGAAGCTGCGTCCCGAAGGGCTGCGGTTCCTGCTGTTCTTCTCGTCGATCGCGGGGCGTTTCGGCAACGCCG
- a CDS encoding glycosyltransferase family 4 protein has protein sequence MTSCPKFAIVTIGSGSYLGSTVHDVTLANALRRRGYEVVVYWMLEETPELVADGVAQRMLCHGPRYQFARPSEFMDRVIGRIAFRLPRKLRRAVAQGVPGFVENLMRNLVRSLYCYERTDVALAKRLARFVEADGVTHVKMSFGSIGALALEAQKHARKKFDYLVTFQGDEEFASLAEACGVADVYRRRVDEAVRKARWPALVLSRSYATRLVEDLGLDGSRLEILYCGIDLPSETAAPDFSILTATFPRLRRDLPILAFVGRQESEKGIDLLLYATKMLVARGVRFQLVVCGATAKGLAYRTAIKDIVTHLGLYVHHSGAVSVATRDALFAHCRCVACPSINGEPFGLVVAEAMSFGAPAVVPDYGGVAEVVEGDDEAGGLIFRCWDSGDLARQLERLLTDDALHAELAGNARRLAARFSTSRMVDGFLDHLGLPHRAPAQGGLLETAPEKIDI, from the coding sequence GTGACGTCATGTCCCAAATTCGCAATCGTCACCATCGGGAGCGGGTCGTATCTCGGCTCGACGGTCCATGACGTCACCCTCGCCAATGCGCTGCGACGCCGCGGCTACGAGGTCGTCGTCTATTGGATGCTCGAGGAGACGCCCGAGCTCGTCGCCGACGGCGTCGCGCAGAGAATGCTCTGCCACGGCCCGCGTTATCAATTCGCGCGCCCCTCGGAGTTCATGGATCGGGTCATCGGGCGCATCGCCTTTCGCCTGCCGCGCAAATTACGGCGAGCGGTCGCTCAGGGCGTGCCTGGCTTCGTCGAAAATCTCATGCGCAATCTGGTGCGCTCGCTCTATTGCTACGAGAGGACCGACGTCGCTTTGGCCAAGCGGCTGGCGCGCTTCGTCGAAGCGGACGGCGTCACGCATGTCAAAATGAGTTTCGGCTCGATCGGCGCGCTGGCGCTCGAAGCACAAAAGCACGCGCGAAAGAAATTCGACTATCTGGTGACCTTCCAGGGCGACGAGGAATTCGCCAGCCTCGCCGAGGCGTGCGGTGTGGCGGATGTCTATCGCCGCCGCGTCGACGAGGCCGTGCGAAAGGCGCGCTGGCCGGCGCTCGTTCTCAGTCGCAGCTATGCGACGCGTCTCGTCGAGGATCTCGGCCTGGACGGCTCTCGCCTCGAGATCCTCTATTGCGGGATCGATCTGCCGAGCGAAACGGCGGCTCCCGATTTTTCCATACTGACGGCGACTTTTCCGCGCCTGCGGCGCGATCTTCCCATTCTCGCTTTCGTCGGTCGCCAAGAGAGCGAGAAGGGAATCGATCTGCTTCTCTATGCGACGAAGATGCTCGTCGCCCGCGGCGTTCGCTTCCAGCTCGTCGTCTGCGGCGCGACGGCGAAGGGCCTCGCCTATCGGACTGCGATCAAGGATATCGTCACGCATCTCGGCCTCTATGTCCATCATTCGGGCGCCGTCTCGGTCGCGACGCGGGACGCTCTGTTCGCGCATTGCCGTTGCGTCGCCTGCCCCTCCATCAATGGCGAGCCCTTCGGGCTGGTCGTCGCCGAGGCGATGAGCTTTGGCGCTCCTGCCGTCGTGCCGGATTATGGCGGCGTCGCCGAGGTGGTCGAGGGCGACGACGAAGCGGGCGGATTGATCTTTCGGTGCTGGGACAGCGGGGATCTCGCGCGGCAGCTCGAGCGCCTGCTGACCGACGACGCATTGCATGCGGAGCTCGCCGGAAATGCGCGCCGCTTGGCCGCGCGTTTCTCGACGTCGCGCATGGTCGACGGTTTTCTCGACCATCTCGGCCTGCCGCATAGGGCGCCGGCGCAAGGCGGCCTTCTCGAGACGGCGCCCGAAAAAATCGATATTTGA
- a CDS encoding LysM peptidoglycan-binding domain-containing protein: MYAASGLLSAPFSAVWIVALAAVLAFHCRHIAQGCRECRWFHSTHIAMAIGMVYMFGASAFGWDLVSSSVWTALYVAIAAAILVLIAYQLLRHGSFDFLWALALIQQGAMIYMWAPMNYWKPWVSYGLAVYFALEAIAWPLGLCSAQSLARVGAVVSGGGGSLAIAGFERRSPLVENFCMTVMAASMGYMFVGMQLLMSMPTMSTPPAMATAEPERPSIAPKEATLQQAQPLQAAPERAAADATSSYRIVAGDTLARIALRHYGDAGKWRDLVKANPGLDPRRMTVGATIALPKMGAVPASGP; this comes from the coding sequence ATGTATGCGGCTTCAGGTTTGCTCAGCGCGCCCTTCTCGGCGGTGTGGATCGTGGCGCTCGCCGCGGTCTTGGCTTTTCATTGCCGGCATATCGCTCAGGGGTGCCGGGAGTGCCGCTGGTTCCATTCCACCCATATCGCGATGGCGATCGGCATGGTCTACATGTTCGGCGCCTCCGCTTTTGGCTGGGACTTGGTGTCGTCGTCCGTCTGGACGGCGCTCTATGTCGCGATCGCCGCTGCGATCCTCGTCTTGATCGCATATCAACTTCTCCGACACGGCTCTTTCGACTTCCTATGGGCGCTGGCGCTGATCCAACAAGGCGCGATGATCTACATGTGGGCGCCGATGAATTACTGGAAGCCTTGGGTCAGCTATGGCCTCGCCGTTTATTTCGCGCTGGAGGCGATCGCCTGGCCCTTGGGCCTGTGCAGCGCGCAGAGCCTCGCGCGCGTCGGCGCCGTCGTTTCCGGCGGCGGCGGGTCGCTCGCCATCGCGGGCTTCGAACGTCGATCGCCGCTCGTCGAGAATTTCTGCATGACCGTGATGGCGGCTTCGATGGGCTATATGTTCGTCGGAATGCAGCTCCTGATGTCCATGCCGACGATGTCGACGCCGCCCGCCATGGCGACGGCGGAGCCGGAGAGGCCGTCGATCGCGCCGAAAGAAGCGACGCTGCAGCAAGCGCAACCTCTACAGGCCGCTCCAGAAAGGGCCGCCGCAGATGCGACGAGCTCCTATCGCATCGTCGCAGGCGACACATTGGCGCGCATCGCGCTACGCCACTATGGCGACGCCGGCAAGTGGCGTGACTTGGTGAAAGCCAATCCCGGCCTCGATCCGCGCCGGATGACGGTCGGCGCGACGATAGCGCTACCGAAGATGGGCGCTGTTCCCGCATCGGGCCCTTGA
- a CDS encoding condensation domain-containing protein, with the protein MCVRSFQHIILDDWYTSQLILDVRRHYATASRGERLDLPAAPQFRCYIEWIEAKWLDAAEKFWRNYLDGFAETTPLIGVKRSQNDLVSQVEDMVLDLPDDVYDRAKALVQRNRLTLNTFVQGALALTLGRAAGVDEVVFGVTVSGRPTDLDGAEATLGLFINSLPLRVRIDPRKRVVDWLRDILSDNLDIRQYEFDRRNIRARRASEHRAL; encoded by the coding sequence ATCTGCGTGCGGAGTTTTCAACACATCATTCTCGACGACTGGTATACGTCGCAGCTGATCCTCGATGTTCGTCGGCACTACGCGACGGCGTCGAGAGGCGAGCGCCTCGATCTGCCGGCCGCGCCGCAATTCCGGTGTTACATCGAATGGATCGAAGCAAAGTGGCTGGACGCCGCGGAAAAATTTTGGCGCAATTATCTGGATGGATTCGCCGAGACGACGCCGCTCATAGGCGTGAAACGGTCGCAGAATGACCTCGTCTCGCAGGTCGAGGATATGGTCCTCGATCTTCCCGACGATGTCTATGATCGCGCCAAAGCTCTCGTTCAGCGCAATCGACTGACGCTGAATACTTTTGTCCAGGGAGCGCTTGCTCTCACGCTCGGCCGGGCGGCCGGCGTGGACGAGGTCGTTTTCGGCGTCACGGTCTCCGGTCGACCGACAGATCTCGACGGCGCCGAGGCGACGCTGGGACTCTTCATCAACAGTCTTCCTCTGCGCGTGCGAATAGACCCGCGGAAGCGCGTCGTCGATTGGCTGCGCGACATTTTGTCGGACAATCTCGACATTCGCCAATATGAGTTCGATCGGCGAAATATACGAGCACGGCGCGCCTCGGAGCATCGGGCTCTATAA
- a CDS encoding lipopolysaccharide assembly protein LapA domain-containing protein has product MRSVLRILVFVPLGLVFLYFAVANRGPVKIFLDPFPGAGESGPSFEAPLYLVVLAAIALGVVAGGLSSWVAHGRYRRAAKAARADAKKARSEADQLRGQALASLSPAPGASNRALRNDLG; this is encoded by the coding sequence ATGAGATCGGTTCTGCGCATCCTCGTCTTTGTTCCGCTGGGGCTCGTATTCTTATATTTCGCCGTGGCCAATCGCGGGCCGGTGAAGATTTTCCTCGACCCGTTTCCGGGCGCCGGCGAGAGCGGCCCGTCATTCGAGGCGCCGCTCTATCTCGTGGTGCTGGCGGCGATCGCGCTGGGCGTCGTCGCAGGCGGCCTGTCGTCCTGGGTGGCGCATGGCCGCTATCGCCGCGCCGCCAAGGCCGCGCGCGCCGACGCAAAAAAGGCGCGTTCCGAGGCGGACCAGCTGCGCGGCCAGGCGCTGGCGAGCCTTTCGCCGGCCCCCGGAGCGTCGAACCGCGCCTTGCGCAACGACCTGGGATGA
- the ihfB gene encoding integration host factor subunit beta, protein MIKSELIQRIAARNGHLYQRDVETIVSTILDEITLALARGDRVELRGFGAFSVKRREARTGRNPRTGEQVSVDEKSVPFFKTGKEMRERLNEADHG, encoded by the coding sequence ATGATCAAATCCGAACTCATTCAAAGAATCGCCGCCCGCAACGGGCATCTCTATCAACGCGACGTCGAGACGATCGTCAGCACGATCCTCGACGAGATCACGCTGGCGCTCGCGCGCGGCGACAGGGTCGAGCTGCGCGGCTTCGGCGCCTTCTCCGTGAAGCGGCGAGAGGCGCGCACCGGCCGCAATCCGCGCACCGGCGAGCAAGTGTCCGTCGACGAGAAATCCGTGCCCTTTTTCAAGACCGGCAAGGAAATGCGCGAACGGCTGAACGAGGCCGACCACGGCTGA